In Zea mays cultivar B73 chromosome 7, Zm-B73-REFERENCE-NAM-5.0, whole genome shotgun sequence, the following proteins share a genomic window:
- the LOC100276785 gene encoding uncharacterized protein LOC100276785, with protein sequence MFATAVRWAAKKGKPKMAPIELTAPPEQAQSITRAIFDAVREHGPLTVSDVWDHVKDVGLRGLASKRQMKIMLRWMRERQKLKLICDHDGPHKQFLYTTWFTNPRNAPQRPNPKPNVKADKLPTFPSPSKQL encoded by the exons ATGTTCGCGACGGCGGTGCGGTGGGCGGCGAAGAAGGGGAAGCCCAAGATGGCGCCGATCGAGCTGACGGCGCCGCCGGAGCAGGCGCAGTCCATCACGCGCGCCATCTTCGACGCCGTCCGGGAGCACGGCCCGCTCACCGTCTCCGACGTCTGGGACCACGTCAAG GATGTCGGGCTTCGAGGTCTGGCAAGCAAGAGGCAGATGAAGATCATGCTGCGGTGGATGAGGGAGCGCCAGAAGCTAAAGCTCATCTGCGACCACGACGGCCCGCACAAGCAGTTCCTCTACACCACCTGGTTTACCAACCCCAGGAACGCGCCGCAGAGGCCCAATCCGAAGCCCAATGTCAAAGCGGATAAGCTCCCCACCTTCCCTTCCCCTTCGAAGCAACTGTGA